The DNA segment GGACCGGAAGTAGCGGTTCCGCGGCTGCGCTCCTCACCGTGCTGCTCGCCTCCGTGTGCACGCGCTTCTACACGCTCACCGAGCCGCCGCACGTGTGGTGAGAATCTCTTTATCAAATtaataatcaatttattttaaccCTTTCATGCACAGACTATctaacactatatatatatttgaactgTATATCGTACTTCTGTAGCTCTCTATGCAGACTATttgaactattttatttatttacacaagttactagaaataaaagaaaacaggttttcaatcatttttataataacaccttttaaaaaaaaaaatctgtctgttTGCCTGGAAAgtcataaatcattttatttgaacTGTTTGCATCATgcaacgagtgtgtgtgtgtgtgtgtgtgtgtgtgtgtaagaaacaGTTCAGAGTATATGTCATCAATattgatcagattttttttatattatatttatataaaaaaccaatgtaaaaaaagttatttatttattttattattatttatttagtccaTTTTTTTGAGATATTAAGTAGATTTAGGCAGAATCCAAATtcccagcattttttttatcattttaaatacaataaagaaTCTGGAAATACAGTTTAATCATTTACGTATGAAAGGGTTTAAACGTGCAGGAAAAAATGTGAATCTGTGAGATCTGAAATAAATTGTGGCTCGTTTGCAGCTGGGATGAGACCCATTTTGGGAAAATGGGCAGCTATTATATAAACCGGACCTTTTTCTTCGATGTTCATCCTCCGCTTGGAAAGGTGAGTTACCAGAATGTAACAATCTACACTGGCTATTTCATTAGGCATGTCTACTAGTGTACAGGATTACACAGGGTCTACAGGCAGGTATAAAATCATTGACTGCACTGGAGaaagatgatccgctgtggccacccctaatgggagaagccgaaagaagaagaagaagggatgTTCAGGTCTACTCATATGCCTTTAAAAACTAATATGATGCAAATGATGCACAATAAAGATAGCTAAGACGTACTTTTGAAGCAACAAGGTGTAACCTGAGCTTGTTTAGGAACAGGAAACCTAGGGTTAATAATATGTGACTGACTATTTCTGTTTTGCGAGCTCAGATGTTGATCGGCCTAGCAGGATATCTGACAGGCTACGATGGCACCTTTCCTTTTATCAAACCAGGGGACAAATATGATCACCACAACTACTGGGGGATGAGAGGGGTAAATATTCTCTTGCCATTTCGATCCTTATAAATGTGCTTGGTATTATTTAAATAGACATTAAAGCACTGATGATATGATGGCTAATATTATGTACTTGAAGTATTTTGGATTTGATTTAATTGAGAATTCCTAATTAAGGGAAGCGCTACACATGATgtgattatatttttaaatattgttaaaacACTGCTTTTCTCTCACGTGTCCATTTAGCTGTGTGCAGCACTCGGCTCCTGTCTGCCTCCATTCGCTTTTCTGGTGGTCCGGGAGCTGTCTCGTTCTACTACCCCTGCTCTCATTGCAGCTTTCCTGCTCGTGTTTGGTAGGAACGATGATTTTATCTTTGTGATAAATGCAAACGTGATTGAAACAGAtggaactggaaaaaaaatgctccGACATTTAAACACTAACAGTGTGTGACGGATTTTATTTTAGACACCGGATGCATCACCCTCTCACAGTACATCCTGCTCGATCCCATCctgatgttttttattatggGTGCTGTCCTGAGTATGGTCAAATTCTACCGGCAGAGATTCAGGTACTGTCATTCAACACACACTAATGTGCACACTGTGTTCATCATGAGATTTATTGGTTGTAGGATGTCAATTACCAGACTGATTTGTGTTTGTCTTACATTCTAACAGTACATAATAACAGGGCGCACATATGCGTCATATCTTATGTCGGTGCGAAAGACATAGTGAGTTTTTAGCTTCATGATTAAAACTTTTATCAAACGTATGCATTCATTGTTAAGGATTTGGTGGAAAGCTAGTTAACGATTCATTCAGCCATCAGATTCGTTATTGATTTCTCATTgggaaatgtaaatgtttttgtgttgttgttggtaTGCACACTGTGTTAGCTAGAGTCAGATGGCTCGCTTAAtacaattgaattgaaaagtTACGACTACCTTCAACTACCTTTTGAATTTGTAACAATTTTTGACACATTCCACAAAAAAATAGTTACTATACTAGTATAGTTTTGGCAGATATCATCCACTGCCTGCAAATGACTACATTTTACTACCAAAACActgatttagtttatttttttacttgtggtTTTTCATTATGTTTCTGTGTAGCTTTTGCTTTGTACTttagatttttatgttttttccaGTCCATGCCATATACCAAATgttaacatattttttaattttctatataAATCAGAGGTATTAAACACCCCTCATTTTAAAAAACTATTGTTCATGTTGTTACATGACTCCataacagttttatatatatttttatgaaatatagtTAGAAATATAAAGTTGCGTAAAATATTGCACACAAATATGCGTAAAATTTCGTATTAAACTACATAATTGTGTTACATCTTTGTCCTGTATAGTGTCCGTTTATATCTCTCTTTAATGCTAATTTAATTTTGTCTTtctaaaatgtattctttttttttttaaatcatgctgTAGCCCCTTCCGCTTCTCCTGGTGGCTGTGGCTGCTCCTGACAGGAGTGAATCTCGCTGGGGCTCTTGGCGTGAAGTTTGTTGGGctgtttgtcattttattagtGGGCATCAGTACTGCGTGGGACCTCTGGAAACTACTGGGTGATGTTACTCTCTCTCTGGTACGAACAAGGACGATGTAGATTAAGGAATAAGACATGTATACGTCAGCTCTACCTGGGtttaatatatagtttttatttctcATCAGGTGGATTTTGCTAAGCATTTGGCTGCTAGAGTATTTGGGTTGATAATAATCCCCTTGTTCCTGTACACTACAATATTTGCTGTTCATTTTGTTATCTTAAACAGAAGGTATGGAaaaatctctctttctttgttatcatacattttttcaaatatCACTTAAAGAGAATTTTGAATGGGGAAAAAACTATCAGAATGCCCATGTTTCATCCTTTTACACAGCGGTCCAGGAGACGGTTTCTTCAGCTCGGCTTTTCAGTCTCGCCTGATTGGAAACAACCTGCACAATGCCACCATGCCTGAATGTGGGTGGATTTATCAGCTTTTTGTCAATGATCTATCAGCTTTTTGTCCatgattattaaacattaaactttctGTCACACACTAatttttatagatttaattcaaaattttaattcatctttatttaacttaaaaaatgGCCAATATTTTAAAGGCTATTGTTTAGGTTAAACTATTTTCAGTTCTTCTCAAAATGCTGTTCTATAAGGACTGAACTGTGTAGTGGAAATTTAGTTTATGACCAAGTGCGCTTTGTCATGTCTGGACAACGTAAGACGCGATTCTCCTCAGCAAAATGAGAGTATCACGTTTACACGCCAGGGTTCGTCATTGAATAAGGCAAAAAGATAATTTTCCTGTACCATTGTTACAATGCCTTATATGCTATGAACCACAGATGAGTGTGAGGATTGGGTTtctacatacttttggccatgtagtgtatttttaCTGAGTTTTTCAAATGTCTTGGTGGAAGCACAAATCTCTTTACTTtatgctattattttgaacgtCTAGTCAGACACTTGTTTGAGATTACATCCAAAGAAACtgcataaaactttttttacgattatttttttccccactcccACAGACTTGGCGTATGGCTCAGTAATAACCGTGAAGAACCTGCGAATAGCTGGAGGATATCTTCATTCCCACTGGCACCTGTATCCTGAGGGGGTTGGAGCCCAACAACAACAGGTTAGTActgctttttgtatttttattattactccTAAATACACATAACTGTGATTTGTGGTTTTATAGACGACTTGAatttaactgtttaattttcATCTTCTCCTTAATAATGTTACACCATTTAATAATGGTAAATATATAAGTCATTGGATTTATGATGGTCCGTGTTATGAGGGctaatacaaatacacaactaCTTGATTATTGAACCAAATAGAAATTCAACATTACAGCCTAAAGCTGTAATTGGCAATTGTTACGAAGCATCTTAGCTATCATAAATCAGTCAAATTATTCCTTAAACtttcaataaaaattataataactgAGATTAATAGTTTGGGAATTTTGCACACCCTTACAGTGAGAAACAGTAATTTTACTACAGTTAACTACCTTAActacagttaaggtgaatggtgtgcatttatcccctgatgagcagccgtggcgactgtggcaagaaaaaactcctttagatgttatgaggaagaaaccttgagaggaaccagactcaaaaggggaacccatcctcatttgggtgacatcaatagtgtgattatagtctttaaacaataaagaacactggagagtgggaaataacatgagtactggaatgtaagattataagtaatgttctttctacagtcttattaTCTGAGCAACCGATAGTGACCCCAATGTGAAGCGTAAAAATGACACAAATCATAACCTAAGCATATAAACCATATTACTGACAAAAAATGACTACtaaactgtgaaaaaaatgtcatgttgcAATTGTGGTCAATATTGTGATATGtgatggcgctataataaatGGTATCATGAGTCCACTTGATTGGTTTATCGAGGAAATTGCACACAGATTAGTGATAAtgctgaaatgtgtatttgtaaaactatAGGTTTGAaggttttcaaaataaatatttttttaaaaatgaaataacatttgcattcatgTAAACACGTTTTTCTCAAAGTATAGctgaatttaataaaacattaattaaaaacatttaaatcgtCACAAAAATAAGATATTCGAAACATTTTGCCCAAACAAACAGGGAACGCCCTGCTGCTGCCCATctaaattatttacctgtttttctgatgaagtttaagatacagtacatgtttacatgccgtatttttggactataaaccgctacttttttcccacgttttgaaccccgtggcttaaacaaggaagcggctaatttatgaatttttcctgggtttttcccggtttcacaaacttcaagccaaaaaactgaaccccataacattagaccaatgaaatttccgatcggaaacgaaaaaacgcacctcacctgtgttctgagctgcacggcatcgggagaaaaaacttccatcgggtgattttttttttaaacgcacgacgatgccaaaagaaaaactgccgacagaaatagttgtgaaaggaaggaggaagacagtgaacaatgactttcttggtcagctactgtttagatacaagccgttgtaatgcgttgagtcagggtgaagggagagctcgcttctggcatgctattcccaaaatatgctcctaaaggaagcgcaacatatttcccccgttacaccgtgtgtaacgtgtctttcgttaaagcctgtgtaaagtacattagtgtagacactgcggcttatagacaggtgcggcttatttttgttaaaaataaaaatatttgtcaaattcagtgggtgcggcttatatatgggtgcactttatagtccggaaattacggtacttaaaATCAGGCAATGATGATTAGTGATCTTAAAGCTAAAATATCGCCATATAACAGaggtagtgttttttttgtttgtttgtttgtttgtttgttttgttttttttgggtacAAGTTCAGTGTCGATCTGCTCGGCCTCAATCTTTACCCGGTCTCTGCGCTACACGCTGGAAAGTCACGTGACCACACCCGCCACACGTGCACTGCCTAAACAGACTATCTGGACTCTTTTAGTGTCGTTTTATTAGCGGCGTGGAAAATCTGCCAAATTATTTTAGAAAGTATGTGTCCACACATGCATTCCATAAAATTTGCAACATCATAATAATCGCACAAGCTGACATTGCGAATGCGATACAATTAATGGATTGAGGTGGAAGATTTTGATTGACTTACTactgagctctgacctcaacactagtgaacacctttgtgatgaaggATGAAAGGATCCTCACCTTACCTCAGTACCTGAcgttactaacacccttttatctgaatgagcacaaatctccacagccacacttcaaaatctagcagaacatcttcccagaaaagtgaagggGATTATattagcaaatggggactaaatgtggaatggaatgttcacgAAAGCACATTTAATTGTTCTGCTCAGAAGTCTGCAAACATccatccatattgtgtatttgaTGATGTAATATCTGTGACAGACCTTCTCTACATATTCCTGTGTGTTGTGTAGGTAAAACTCTCAGATTCTCTTTGTTCACTTCACATTGAATTAGTGCACACAGTAGAAGCATGATTATTTCCACTACAGTGTTCCTATAGCTGAATTATCTGCAAGCCCGTTTTATAGCGTTGACGatcaattttatgttttgctttaGCAACAATAGCTCATAATCATTTTCCATTTCTGCTTTAATAGGTCACTGCTTACCTTCACAAAGACTATAATAATCTGTGGCTCGTCAAAAGACCCGATAATTATGGTGAGGGGAAATCTGGATGTAGTTTGCATGTAGAGGGACTTTTATTTCTGACATCAATTGCGTGTAATAGCAGAGAACGTTTCTAGAttgtttttgtgggttttttttttgtcacttcaGATCCCACAGGGACTCCTGAGCTCGTTCGACACGGTGACGTCATTCGGCTGGAGCACAAAGAGTGAGTGTGATCAtgatttattgttgtgattagtATTTAACACTTATTTATAAGGTACCATTACTATTCAGTCAGCACTATGTTTGAGCTTTATCACATGGGGTCTCGTCATACCCTAACCTGTCTTTTCGCCTGTATTCTTCCATGCTTGTTACCAAACCACTGCAAAACTTGCAGTTCTGTTAGTTGTTGCTTTGTGTAATTTGTACATTGGACAGTggtagcttgtttttttttctttacttctagtttcttctttaaaagcatttaaatttCAGTCCTTTTATTAGGCCTGTTGCGTTTCAGAAGCGATTTCACAAACAATTCGCACATAATATAAAGGAAGCCCTGCGGCTTGTTTATACAGTGTAGGCTAGGAAGGAATCAGCCACAGGCTCTATATTATATCATACAGTGTATTTTGATTTACAATGGTTGGTTGTGCTGATGTTTTTGGTTTCACAAAGGTAGATACAATCCATTTTCTGCCATTAGTCAACAGCAAATCTAACAAATATGagacttgtttttatttttttctcacaaaaGAGACCAAGGAGTCCCCATAGCTCAATTATAACTGTGTATGAGTCGTTGTGATTCTTTCACTGAAGAAGCATCAAGACTTATggcatattttttttgctaactGATGTAACAACATGCAAACTCTAATATTACAGCTGGACACACATAATGTTTATAAACCTTTTTCACCCTCAGGACCACACGCAACCTGCACAGTCACCTTCATGAGGCACCACTGACTAAGAAGCACCTTCAAGTCACAGGATATGGCATTGTGAGTATCATGGTGTATTGTTGTCTTTTCAATTTCCCCAAAATGAATAATGTTGCTAACATTGATTTAAGCCACTTCTTGTGCAAAGTGCAAATCACAATAATTGGTAATTGGTAGCTCCCTTCACTTTAACGGATGTTTGTGAAGTAGTAATAACAACACCTGAGATTGTAAACAGAATCTGCTATCATTTTGTAGAATGGAACAGGGGATCCTAATGATCTTTggcaggtggaggtgtgtggAGGAAAGAAGGGCGACCCGGTGAAGGTGTTGCGCAGTAAAGTGCGCTTCCTACATCGCTCCACTGGCTGCGTGCTCTATTCCTCAGGCAAGATGCTCCCAAAATGGTACGAATCTCTCAAACCGTGGTGACTGTTTGTTGAACCCCCAGGTGCTTAATTAgaagtttctgttttttttttttgtttgtttgtttgtttgtttgtttgtttttgtttcacaattttgcccagaatttttatatttccttaatttctttgttaaaaatacacaagaaaagattaatacatttacagtttcTAGTAAACCAATATATTGTGAAAGATATAATGCAAGTGGTTTTCTAagtatcattttgtttttttttcttatttaaatctCAGTGCTGCTGAATTTAGGAATCTGATTAAATAGATGTTGTTAATTAGTGTCCAAACCACAGCTTTATTCGAATGCGCTCATACTAATACATTATAATTTCTATAGAAATGTCAACTTTTGTAGGCAAGTTAATCTACGTGATTCTAAGGAtcgtaataaaaaacaaagttacTTATTAAAGAAAGCtaattattttgatttaataCGCTTCCTTCaagaacatacagtacagaccaaaagtttggacacaccttctcattcaaagcgttttctttattttcatgactatgaaaattgtagattcacactgaaggcatcaaaactatgaattaacacatgtggaattataaatggaattatatacataacaaaaaagtgtgaaacaactaaaaaatgtcatattctaggttcttcaaagtagccagctcttgatgagcttcaagaggtagtcacctgaaatggtcttccaacagtcttgaagaagttccccgagagatgcttggtacttgttggcccttttgccttcactctgcggtccagctcacccctaaaccatctcgattgggttcaggtccggtgactgtggaggccaggtcatctggcgcagcaccccatcactctccttcttggtcaaatagcccttgatgccttcagtgtgaatctacaattttcatagtcatgaaaataaagtgaactctttgaatgagaaggtgtgtccaaacttttggtctgtactgtatgttgcaACAGTCACAGAAGATAGAAATTACATCGTGCATTTTAAAGGTATTCTGgtgctttcatttcttttcagaTTTATGTTACCATATTTATTCTAAAAATCCTTACTTTTCGACTTCAATCTAAgtttataaaaagaatatttcATCATTTATAAAGAATCGAAAAGAAAGTATATAGAAACGAATGATAACGAGattattacagtacattattacGTAGGAGTCTTTGCTatgacactcaaaatttagTTCTATTGCTCTGAATTCACTTTTGAGATGTTGAGATGAGTTTAGAGACAGAATTGAGTCAATGAACATATCTGGGGTAAAAAGTTCTTCAAAACATTTGCTGCATTGAATGGTCAAATCCACAAGTCAAAGCCGCGAGTCATTCCCAGTAACTAGTGACCTTCATAATTATTAAGTGAAAGAAATTTGAAACAACCAGGACACTTCCTAGGGTTTTTTACCCATTCAAACTGATCGATCAGCGGAAAAGGACCTTGTTGACGGAGGTGACAAAGAATCTGATGATCACACTGGATGAGCTCCAGAGGTCATgtgtaaagatgggcagaggtcAGAGCTGATTGCTGGGGGATCTGAGTAATTCTCTAAATGCAATGTAGGGCAGACTTACAGTCCTCGCTCTTGTTACAATGTGCATTTCAGAGTAGCTTTTACTGTGGGTTTTGAAATATTTGTACTGTTGTATA comes from the Silurus meridionalis isolate SWU-2019-XX chromosome 8, ASM1480568v1, whole genome shotgun sequence genome and includes:
- the pomt2 gene encoding protein O-mannosyl-transferase 2; its protein translation is MEEGFSGDQDVRSQSLCGIRNRRACTRTKTARAHGGPGIPGASSSDSSSRSSVNGSSPNLCPSRDWTGSSGSAAALLTVLLASVCTRFYTLTEPPHVCWDETHFGKMGSYYINRTFFFDVHPPLGKMLIGLAGYLTGYDGTFPFIKPGDKYDHHNYWGMRGLCAALGSCLPPFAFLVVRELSRSTTPALIAAFLLVFDTGCITLSQYILLDPILMFFIMGAVLSMVKFYRQRFSPFRFSWWLWLLLTGVNLAGALGVKFVGLFVILLVGISTAWDLWKLLGDVTLSLVDFAKHLAARVFGLIIIPLFLYTTIFAVHFVILNRSGPGDGFFSSAFQSRLIGNNLHNATMPEYLAYGSVITVKNLRIAGGYLHSHWHLYPEGVGAQQQQVTAYLHKDYNNLWLVKRPDNYDPTGTPELVRHGDVIRLEHKETTRNLHSHLHEAPLTKKHLQVTGYGINGTGDPNDLWQVEVCGGKKGDPVKVLRSKVRFLHRSTGCVLYSSGKMLPKWGWEQVEVTCSPYLKETPNSQWNIEDHINPKLANISLCVLKPSFLEILLESHIVMIRGNSGLKPKDNEVNSKPWHWPINYQGLRFSGVNETEYRVYLLGNPVIWWLNLFALTLFLVMVCLFSLALQRGAKLEEERKANFQILRDGGGMLFLGWVLHYVPFYIMGRILYYHHYFPAMLFSSMLTGLTLDTLLQNADLLCSPPVSKCILRTGQMVLLFLLLYSFYLFHPLSYGMKGPLAHDSASSMAGLRWLDSWEF